The genomic DNA TCGGCATCTCACTTCTTGTCAGAACTCTTATTATATTTTCTTTCTTAAAATAAATAACAAGATACTTCATATCATCATCAAAATATAAAATTTCATTTTTGTAGTTTATCGGACCGTTTCTTCTTACATAAAAATAAACGCTTTTCTTGTCTTCTTGTATCCAGGCCCTTTTTTCTTCTTTTATCCATACATTTCTTTTAGGATTATAGCTTTTGGTAATATAGCTGTATCCCTCGCCTTCCTGTGCGAGATCTATTGTTATGTTCTCAAGATTTTTTGTTTTTATATCATTGTCATAAAGCAAATACCATACTCCTGATGCTTTGCCCACATCAAATCTCAGTTTTGGATTTACAGCATTGTCTATTTTGTTAATAACATCAGACAGCGATGAATAAGACACTGTATTAAATATTAAAAATGAACCTAGAATTCCGATATATAATTTTTTCATTTTAATTTCACCTTTTCATTTTTTAAATATTATAGCATATTACGGCTTTTAAATAAAGATTATAGTAGAACTATAGGGTCAAATATTTTTCTGAAAAAACACTGCATTTTATCAACCAAATATTGCAGTTTCAAGTTATAAACCGTTATTTTTCTGTCTATACTGTTCAACAATCTTTACAGATATCTTTTTTTGAAGTAATAATTTATACCAATGTATTATTTCCCTTCTGAAAATATTGTATTTCTGCTGACTTTTTTATTAAAAAATTCTATTATTTTTCCTTGACTATATTCCACTTGTATAATATACTATAAGTAGAATATCATAAGGAGGTGTTATTTTGTCACTAAAGCATGGATTATTAGGTCTGTTAAACTATGGAGAAATGACAGGATATGAGCTGGACAGAACGTTTAACGGCTCTCTTGATTTTTTTTGGAAGGCACAGACAAGTCAGATTTATCGTGAACTTAATCATATGGAGAAATCCGGCTGGCTTACTTCCAAAACAGTTTTCCAGACTGAAAGACCCAATAAAAGAATATATTCACTCACTGATTCCGGCAGAACAGAGCTGCATAACTGGCTGCTGGAAAATAATTTTGACAGTGAATTCCAGACCCGCAGTACTTTT from Sebaldella termitidis ATCC 33386 includes the following:
- a CDS encoding lipocalin family protein; amino-acid sequence: MKKLYIGILGSFLIFNTVSYSSLSDVINKIDNAVNPKLRFDVGKASGVWYLLYDNDIKTKNLENITIDLAQEGEGYSYITKSYNPKRNVWIKEEKRAWIQEDKKSVYFYVRRNGPINYKNEILYFDDDMKYLVIYFKKENIIRVLTRSEMPSSEKINEIMTEVKKQGYNVSRLKKISYNPAVFDEEELRKAEEEREFYERLSRFGESGTINFDEAVEIPKN
- a CDS encoding PadR family transcriptional regulator; the encoded protein is MSLKHGLLGLLNYGEMTGYELDRTFNGSLDFFWKAQTSQIYRELNHMEKSGWLTSKTVFQTERPNKRIYSLTDSGRTELHNWLLENNFDSEFQTRSTFLMKIFFSDQKNIKENIEMFRAYKKKCLSELKNLEKANNNIKFYSEREEEKGKSIYWNLTVLFGEKHLKTSLEFADEAIKILEELL